In the Phaseolus vulgaris cultivar G19833 chromosome 7, P. vulgaris v2.0, whole genome shotgun sequence genome, one interval contains:
- the LOC137829789 gene encoding auxin-induced protein 22D — MENSLGSYEKELNLEATELRLGLPGTDEPEKRAIAARTNKRSSPEASEEECISNVSDVTSDHQDNVVPPAKAQVVGWPPIRSYRKNSLQQKKEEQSEGNGMYVKVSMAGAPYLRKIDLRVYQSYPQLLKALENMFKCIFGEYSEREGYNGSEHAPTYEDKDGDWMLVGDVPWHMFVSSCKRLRIMKGSEAQGLGCF; from the exons ATGGAGAATTCACTGGGAAGCTATGAAAAGGAGCTTAATCTGGAGGCCACAGAGCTGAGACTGGGGTTGCCCGGTACCGATGAGCCTGAGAAACGTGCTATTGCTGCTAGAACCAACAAAAGATCTTCACCTGAAGCAAGTGAAGAAGAGTGCATAAGCAATGTTTCTGATGTCACAAGTGATCACCAAGACAACGTTGTGCCACCTGCAAA GGCACAAGTAGTGGGATGGCCACCGATTCGATCTTACAGGAAGAATAGTCTACagcaaaagaaagaagaacaaagTGAAGGGAATGGGATGTACGTGAAAGTTAGCATGGCGGGTGCACCTTATTTGAGGAAGATAGATCTCAGGGTTTACCAAAGCTACCCTCAACTTCTCAAGGCCTTGGAAAATATGTTCAAGTGCATATTTG GAGAATATTCAGAAAGGGAAGGGTACAATGGATCTGAACACGCTCCTACTTATGAAGACAAAGATGGTGACTGGATGCTGGTTGGAGACGTGCCATGGCA CATGTTCGTTTCATCCTGCAAGAGGTTGAGAATTATGAAGGGATCAGAAGCACAGGGGTTGGGTTGTTTTTGA
- the LOC137829790 gene encoding protein OSB1, mitochondrial-like isoform X1 has protein sequence MALERAVSSSTTSTNVLVFPKTLVSKPHFSVASSPSWRTRRWKGLGTFKCSMTAMSYPKPSEIPWQKELCNSVNLIGIVAVPVEIKHLPSGKVVAWTCLSVKKSVTQTSLISLTFWDDLALVASQHLQKGHQIHVSGRLITDTVESEEGKTNTYYKVVAQQLNFVERNLSKVPLPDLESDGSGRKVISGSGSVVELWQAFFANPGEWWDNRMTKRNPKAPDFKHKDTGEALWIEGRYTPQWVNSQLEILDARMGSNAGHNARMPVHMMAADEILSF, from the exons ATGGCGTTAGAGCGAGCAGTATCATCGTCCACCACCTCGACAAACGTGCTCGTCTTCCCCAAAACCCTCGTATCGAAACCCCACTTCTCAGTCGCTTCTTCTCCCTCGTGGAGAACGCGGCGCTGGAAAGGGTTGGGAACCTTCAAGTGCTCCATGACAGCGATGTCGTACCCTAAGCCCTCCGAGATTCCGTGGCAGAAGGAGCTCTGCAATTCCGTCAACCTCATCGGCATCGTCGCCGTACCCGTCGAAATCAAGCACCTCCCCTCTGGCAAGGTCGTCGCCTGGACCTGCCTCTCCGTCAAGAAAAGCGTCACGCAAACTTCGTTGATAAGCCTTACTTTCTGGGACGATCTCGCTCTTGTCGCTTCTCAGCATCTCCAGAAAGGTCACCAAATTCACGTTTCCGGTCGCCTCATAACCGACACCGTCGAAAGCGAGGAAGGCAAAACCAACACCTACTATAAG GTTGTTGCTCAACAGCTGAACTTTGTTGAAAGAAATCTCTCAAAGGTGCCTTTGCCGGATCTAGAGTCTGATGGCAGTG GTAGGAAAGTAATCAGTGGTTCTGGTTCTGTGGTGGAATTATGGCAGGCGTTCTTTGCTAATCCAGGGGAGTGGTGGGACAATAGGATGACAAAG AGGAACCCAAAAGCCCCTGATTTCAAACACAAAGATACAGGGGAAGCTCTATGGATCGAAGGCAGATACACTCCGCAATGGGTCAACTCCCAACTGGAAATACTGGATGCAAGAATGGGGTCTAATGCTGGTCACAACGCTAGGATGCCTGTACATATGATGGCTGCAGATGAAATCTTGTCGTTCTAA
- the LOC137829790 gene encoding protein OSB1, mitochondrial-like isoform X2: MALERAVSSSTTSTNVLVFPKTLVSKPHFSVASSPSWRTRRWKGLGTFKCSMTAMSYPKPSEIPWQKELCNSVNLIGIVAVPVEIKHLPSGKVVAWTCLSVKKSVTQTSLISLTFWDDLALVASQHLQKGHQIHVSGRLITDTVESEEGKTNTYYKVVAQQLNFVERNLSKVPLPDLESDGSGKKVISGSGSVVELWQAFFANPGEWWDNRMTKRNPKAPDFKHKDTGEALWIEGRYTPQWVNSQLEILDARMGSNAGHNARMPVHMMAADEILSF, from the exons ATGGCGTTAGAGCGAGCAGTATCATCGTCCACCACCTCGACAAACGTGCTCGTCTTCCCCAAAACCCTCGTATCGAAACCCCACTTCTCAGTCGCTTCTTCTCCCTCGTGGAGAACGCGGCGCTGGAAAGGGTTGGGAACCTTCAAGTGCTCCATGACAGCGATGTCGTACCCTAAGCCCTCCGAGATTCCGTGGCAGAAGGAGCTCTGCAATTCCGTCAACCTCATCGGCATCGTCGCCGTACCCGTCGAAATCAAGCACCTCCCCTCTGGCAAGGTCGTCGCCTGGACCTGCCTCTCCGTCAAGAAAAGCGTCACGCAAACTTCGTTGATAAGCCTTACTTTCTGGGACGATCTCGCTCTTGTCGCTTCTCAGCATCTCCAGAAAGGTCACCAAATTCACGTTTCCGGTCGCCTCATAACCGACACCGTCGAAAGCGAGGAAGGCAAAACCAACACCTACTATAAG GTTGTTGCTCAACAGCTGAACTTTGTTGAAAGAAATCTCTCAAAGGTGCCTTTGCCGGATCTAGAGTCTGATGGCAGTGGCAA GAAAGTAATCAGTGGTTCTGGTTCTGTGGTGGAATTATGGCAGGCGTTCTTTGCTAATCCAGGGGAGTGGTGGGACAATAGGATGACAAAG AGGAACCCAAAAGCCCCTGATTTCAAACACAAAGATACAGGGGAAGCTCTATGGATCGAAGGCAGATACACTCCGCAATGGGTCAACTCCCAACTGGAAATACTGGATGCAAGAATGGGGTCTAATGCTGGTCACAACGCTAGGATGCCTGTACATATGATGGCTGCAGATGAAATCTTGTCGTTCTAA